One Xiphophorus maculatus strain JP 163 A chromosome 23, X_maculatus-5.0-male, whole genome shotgun sequence genomic window, GGCTGTcatgtaataaattaataaaaagtaataaattccTCTGCAAGAGGAGCAAAAACGTAGAAAGTTGATGCTctctgccccctggtggtgagaaaaatcaaacagctttcacacatttaatgttaatttaataaGTATTATAAAtaactgtgtgtgtatgtgttttatgCCTGCAGCTCCCCAACATGTTTGGTTCTATGAGCTCCACCATCATGTCGCTGATGATCGGCTCCTACGCCTCCTCTGCCGTCACTTTCCCCGGCGTCAAGGTGAATTATAAGATTTAACACAGCTCTAGTTTTTCCCTGTGTGTCTCGCCTTCGTCCTGCAGGTTAAAAGGTGACACAGTGTGGCTGTAAGTGTGTGCACGCATAAGACCTGAGCAGTGCTTTTAGACATTGTTTCTACTTTTTCTGTTCAATCAAAAGTGGACagaaaaagtctggaaaaagctaataagatattttattctgttataTTTTGAGGCTTTATTCTGATCCCTGTTGTCTAAAAGTTgtcctttattttttctctttcattttttcctttcttcctttgtgtcctcctttctttttctactgttttccttccttttaGAAATCTGTCCTATTTTTCTATCTTTCTTTTACGTTTCcatctttttcttccttccatgttttttttcccccttccttcttcatttcttttcGGCTTTTTgttacacacacatttatagCCCACTACAGTATGtgaattttagtattttatattttgggaAGCTTAGTCTGGATAAGTTTGGATGttatatttgcaaaatatgtaGGAACCTTGTTGAAACTGCAAGAGATTTCTTCACAATTTGCTTTTAAGGGTCCAGATGTTCTGTATTTCTCTAAAGTGGTCAAGATGAAAAGCTGTCCAGGGTTTCTGAAGatctttcagtttcaaattttctttgaaGCACTTGAGGCTTTTCAGAAcaatgtttattgtttgttgtaCAATATTGCTGAAGAGTATTAAAAAGGACGTCTGTCTTCAATGACTACAGTGACTTGAGAACTTTGCTGCCTGCACTAAAAAACTCAATCAGCAACTTATATTTTGCAACAATCATTTCTTGTCTTCGTAGCTGATCTACGATGCAGGCCTGCAGTTCCATGTGATCATGTGGATATGGTCGGGTCTCGCCGGGCTCGTTTTTATTAACTGCTTCTGGAACTGGCCCTCAGAAGGCTTCCCAACTCCAGACGAGGTTGACTACAGGTCAGTGTAACGCCCGCCTGTCTGCTGGAAACGTTACCAGGGATTTAAGTCAAGCGAGCGGGATCTAGAGCTGTAACCGTCTCATGTTTTGCACTCAACAGTAAGATTCTCACGCCGCAAGAGGATCCTTCATCTGAGCAGAAGGCTGTAGGGGAGAGACTGAACCAGAAAAACGGAGATGTCCGACATTCCCTGGAGAAGCTTCCCAATGGACCCGACACTGCACCAAGTGAGTTAGCGAACCGCTCATgttagagaaaaaagaagaaaagacaatTCTCAATTATGTTCATGTACTGATCAAGTTGTCTGTAAGCCAATGTTAGGATGATGGAGAGGTAAAACCTCTTACGATGACCTCTAATCACTGACTCCCTGtatgaaaaaattacatttacaaaattaatctAATCGAATGAATTCTAACGAACAGAAGATAAATGTagttactcaaataaaatagtttttaaccGTTGGAACATCAGTACCTTCAAAGTGTTTGGATTTGACAAAGTAGAAGGTGAAACCACCCTGAAGGCTTTATAACCAAAGTGTTACATTACGGTTACGTTGCGTTACGTTACATTATGTTACGCTATGTTAGTAGCACTGAGAGCAATATGGCTGAAGTGTTGGGCCAACGACAatacttttattcattttttacaaTTCATTGATAATTCAGCTCATAACATACATTAATGTGGTTCCAGTTAATCATGTGGAATAAAAGTAAAGCAACCAGAGCTGGTCACATGAcatagaaaaacaggaagttgcagCAACCAAGACAGTCTTTCACTGTAAAATTATAgcaaaaagaattaaaaagctttaatttgttAGGTAAAACTCAGATTTGTTAGGTTCACTACTAATTACTCTTCATACGATTCAAACATGAAGCTTTATCTTTTGGTTAAggacacatttttaatttaagcatAATAAAAGATTCTATAAATTTGGGTAGAGGTTGTTTAAATTATCGCCTTTTTAGCTTTACTGTAACCTCTTAAACTTCAGGTTCATTAACAGCGTTGAAAACTACGTCACCAAAGGTTTCTCCTCCTCCCTTAGATGCTGTTCCCTTCCGGCGGTCTGTGTTCTCCGCCATCTTCCTGTGGAGTTTGGTCACTATGGGGATGACCCAGCTGAGGATCATCTTCTTCATGGGAGCAATGAATAAAATGCTGGAGTTCATGGTGACCCGGGGTGAAGAACACCGTGAGTGTCCAATGAGCTTTAACCTCGTGGTctgaccatttttttttctattattgttttatcactattgtaaattttgttgttttttatattttagcacCCGACGAGGTTGTGCTTGAGGCAGAAAACACAGGTGAGTTTTGTTAGATTGTGGCATAAACCTTTAAGATTGTACCTGACCTTTTCTCCTCGTTTTACTGTTTTCCTCTTGATCTTTCAGTGGGTTTCTACGCCTCCATCTTCGGCacgctgcagctgctgtgtctGGTGACGTGTCCTCTGATTGGTTACATCATGGACTGGAAGATGAAGGAGTGTGAAGAGGAGAAGTGTGCCTCAACAGGGATAGTGAAGAGGTACGTCcagtaaaaaataacaaatgtgaGTTGTTTGGAATTTTATTTCTCAGCTTCAGGCTTCCTTGGACCGCATGTAAGGATGCAAACAGGAAGTTCTTTTAGATGGAGGGTGGGTTTTGCACACAAGTGTgatgcaggttaaaaaaaatgtcctgtcCTTTTGGCTCTCTCCTTTAGAGCCAAAAGAGACCGTAAGATCCAGAAAGTGACCAACGCTATGAGAGCCTTCATCCTCACCAACATCCTTCTGATCATTTTTGGAATCTGTAACCTCGTGGATAATCTGCCTCTACAGGTAAACACACCGCATTACACGTTAGCAATAAAACACCATCAGCACAAACGCTTACAAGCTgcctcttttctgtttttctgccgTAGATTTTGACGTTCATCCTCCACACTATGGTCCGAGGATTCATCCATTCCTGCTGCGGAGGCCTCTATGCTGCTGTGTGAGTCCTGCAGCCCCAGCAGCACAACAGATACAGGGCACATTCATTACCTTAGGCGAGGAAAATTTGACAAGATTCCTCTTTAAACCACAGAGCAAACAGTACAGCggtgccatgtttgtttttataaggtAGAAAACACTACAATGTTCAGCGTGCCAGTATTAAAGTCCAAGCAGATTGTTTTCTGACTCATTTAGAGTTATCTTCTAACACCaaataaacaccaaaataaaagagAGCTTTACAGTGTGATAAAAGCAACCAGATGTTTCAGCAAAACCAGAGCAGGTCAAATTCCCTACAGCAAGATGACATGCGCCCACTGGAGACATGGAAACAAGCCATCTCTGGcagtaattaacattttttaatatatatgttGCATCATCAAGAAGAagaatttaacataaaacataaaggtTAGATAAGTTACTCTGCATTGATGCTCATCCTGATGATCCTGGAGTTTATTTTATGCTATGCTAAACCactcattatttttcttcaacagcTACCCGTCCAACCACTTCGGTACACTGACAGGCCTCCAGTCCATGATCAGCGCGGTGGttgctctgctgcagcagccgCTCTTCATCGTCATGGTAACACATCTTCATGGGAACGCCTACTGGGTGAGGAAATGCTCTCTTACCCCCATGCATGCACACGTACCTCTCAGGTCAACATATAAGCAAAGTAATGCCTTAATTGTCAGCCTAAAAAGGGCATtgaacaaattttctttttgtgacaaTGAATCAGTCATACATGATTtatagctaaataaataaataaatatagagcCATCAGTACATAAAGTAGGGCATTCGGCTCTGTTAGAATTTCATTTTGGACCACTagcctttaatttattttattttttttctgtgactcttTAAAAAAGACAGACTACGTAACTCaaagtgtaaaaacataaaataaaatattgtatttttacagCAGCTTTTGGGAAGCAGATATTTTTATCTTAAGGCATGTGATGCCTTTAGGTATTTGATTTGATAATCCAGTGTCAGATTTCTTTCAGTCTGACACTGGAGAAAAATGAATGATGCATTAGTTGCGTGAATAATCTTATAATCCACTTTAAAGGATTAAACAGCAAATAAATCTAATGAATAATTCTAAGAATATTTTTGGCTAAAATAGATTTGAAAGACAAAGATCTCTATTTTGGAAATAATTctattttttctgcatgttttgaaAAGTAGACATATTTTGTCCTTAGCAACAAATCTTTTAGGACGGGGCACCTGAGTTCAGTCCTTAAGAGCTactatcctgcaacttttatagATGTTTCCCCGCTCCAACACACCAGAATAAATTGCTTAAATTTAGGCCAGCAGAGGCGTGGTATCGAGCTACTCGTTTGTTTCCAGTGTGTTAAAGAAGTGATGGGATGTCACCCATTTGATTTAGGGACATCTAAAAACTCCAGGACATCGACCTTGTGGTATTTCTTCTCATCTGTCCCCCCTCCTGTGTTTCAGATCAACTTTGGCCTTCTGATTTTCTCGTTCACCGGCTTCCTGCTGCCAGGTTACCTGTTTTTCCACCGCAGAAACCTG contains:
- the slc43a1 gene encoding large neutral amino acids transporter small subunit 3, which codes for MAPSLVQAYRRRWWMAVTAVIENLLCSAVLLGWGSLLIMLKREGFYSHLCSENDSVVVHSENVTKGAHDWVFCVEQEEMLNLGFTIGSFLLSATTLPLGILMDKYGPRPIRLVGSSLFALSCIIMAGSAYNTHALSALIFLALSLNGFGGICLTFTSITLPNMFGSMSSTIMSLMIGSYASSAVTFPGVKLIYDAGLQFHVIMWIWSGLAGLVFINCFWNWPSEGFPTPDEVDYSKILTPQEDPSSEQKAVGERLNQKNGDVRHSLEKLPNGPDTAPNAVPFRRSVFSAIFLWSLVTMGMTQLRIIFFMGAMNKMLEFMVTRGEEHPPDEVVLEAENTVGFYASIFGTLQLLCLVTCPLIGYIMDWKMKECEEEKCASTGIVKRAKRDRKIQKVTNAMRAFILTNILLIIFGICNLVDNLPLQILTFILHTMVRGFIHSCCGGLYAAVYPSNHFGTLTGLQSMISAVVALLQQPLFIVMVTHLHGNAYWINFGLLIFSFTGFLLPGYLFFHRRNLLREQKARDSQPAIQEMEALKSTEANGFNKPHSNGNALTDA